The Streptomyces sp. NBC_00440 genome contains a region encoding:
- a CDS encoding MarR family winged helix-turn-helix transcriptional regulator, which produces MDVTSPGPATPEAGPLTSPAAGPAAGSAAGAERSGAIRDQLRLLTLTQQRFERYLSRRLQVDPAGLAVMDHLVHTGPTTPTDLARRLDASTAATTLVIDRLAAGGHVTRQPHPTDRRKVIITPADHWEATAYEHVAPLVQGVTAAAEALAPEEQAVVAAFLQRIVGAYDEAIRP; this is translated from the coding sequence ATGGATGTCACATCGCCGGGCCCCGCCACCCCGGAAGCCGGACCCTTGACCAGTCCCGCAGCCGGTCCCGCAGCCGGCTCAGCAGCCGGGGCGGAACGCAGCGGTGCCATCCGTGATCAGCTGCGGCTCCTGACGCTGACCCAGCAGCGATTCGAGCGGTACCTGAGCCGTCGGCTCCAGGTGGACCCGGCCGGACTCGCGGTGATGGACCATCTCGTCCATACCGGTCCGACCACCCCCACCGACCTCGCCCGCCGCCTGGACGCGTCGACCGCCGCGACGACGCTCGTGATCGACCGGCTCGCGGCCGGTGGGCATGTCACCCGACAGCCCCACCCCACCGACCGCCGCAAGGTGATCATCACGCCCGCCGACCACTGGGAGGCGACGGCCTACGAGCACGTCGCGCCGCTCGTGCAGGGCGTCACCGCCGCCGCCGAAGCACTGGCACCCGAGGAGCAGGCCGTCGTGGCGGCCTTCCTGCAACGGATCGTCGGCGCCTACGACGAGGCGATCAGGCCCTGA
- a CDS encoding isocitrate lyase/PEP mutase family protein: MNLLSPFEEFRALHLPTAEGPLVLPNAWDHASAAALAEAGFRAIGTTSLGVAAAAGKPDATGDARAETVQLALGLVRMDALISVDIEGGFSTDPDEVGQLAAELADAGVAGVNIEDGRTDGALADQDRQCEIIRAVKDAAPELFVNARTDTYWLPGHTEETARRADAYQRAGADGLFVPGLQDGHAISALIRDLAVPLNILVSPGGPSAEGLAALGVRRISCGSLLFRAALHAAVSTARAVADSTALPAGTSGIPSYAAAQALSERFGGTGT, translated from the coding sequence ATGAACCTCTTGAGCCCCTTCGAAGAGTTCCGCGCCCTGCACCTGCCCACCGCCGAGGGGCCGCTCGTCCTGCCCAACGCCTGGGACCACGCCTCGGCTGCCGCACTCGCCGAGGCCGGGTTCCGCGCCATCGGGACGACCAGTCTCGGGGTCGCGGCAGCGGCGGGAAAGCCGGACGCGACCGGTGACGCCCGCGCGGAGACCGTGCAGCTCGCACTGGGGCTCGTCCGGATGGACGCCCTGATCAGCGTGGACATCGAAGGCGGCTTCAGCACCGACCCGGACGAAGTCGGGCAGCTCGCCGCCGAGTTGGCGGACGCGGGCGTCGCCGGAGTCAACATCGAGGACGGACGGACCGACGGCGCCCTCGCCGATCAGGACCGGCAGTGCGAGATCATCCGGGCCGTGAAGGACGCGGCGCCCGAGCTCTTCGTGAACGCCCGTACGGACACCTACTGGCTCCCCGGGCACACGGAAGAGACCGCGCGCCGGGCGGATGCCTACCAACGTGCGGGCGCCGACGGCCTGTTCGTCCCGGGCCTCCAGGACGGACATGCCATCAGCGCACTGATCCGGGACCTCGCCGTACCGCTCAACATCCTGGTGTCGCCCGGCGGGCCCTCCGCCGAAGGGCTCGCCGCGCTGGGGGTACGCCGGATCAGCTGCGGTTCCCTGCTGTTCCGGGCGGCCCTGCACGCAGCGGTCAGCACGGCCAGGGCCGTTGCCGACAGCACGGCGCTCCCCGCCGGGACGTCCGGCATCCCTTCGTACGCTGCGGCGCAGGCCCTCTCGGAGCGATTCGGCGGCACCGGCACCTGA
- a CDS encoding sensor domain-containing protein produces the protein MMSTSTLPHTAQTPAVTPGTAGTGFWRAPFSSRTFREVGYTFTSLLVAIVGFTFAVAMFSLSAGLAVTVIGLPVAAAMLAGARGLGTAERGRARRQLGLDVAAPAPVRRSPHSGRWSALTARLTDPAGWKALLFQILMFPWRVASFVLSLTFLVTGWAVALYPAYRWVFPRYVGWPGYPLYDYTSNGVHHHYYLTSPLQIGASSLLGLVIVFLTPQLVRALTNVDRAAVRGLLGK, from the coding sequence ATGATGAGCACCAGCACCCTTCCGCACACGGCGCAGACCCCAGCCGTCACTCCGGGCACAGCCGGCACCGGATTCTGGCGGGCGCCCTTCTCCTCCAGGACGTTCCGGGAGGTCGGGTACACCTTCACCTCACTGCTGGTCGCCATCGTCGGATTCACTTTCGCGGTGGCGATGTTCTCGCTGAGCGCGGGACTGGCGGTGACGGTGATCGGACTGCCGGTGGCCGCCGCCATGCTGGCCGGGGCACGGGGGCTCGGAACCGCCGAGCGGGGCCGGGCCCGTAGACAACTCGGCCTGGATGTCGCCGCTCCCGCCCCTGTCCGGCGCTCGCCGCACTCCGGCCGGTGGTCCGCGCTGACGGCCCGCCTGACGGACCCCGCGGGATGGAAGGCGCTGCTGTTCCAGATCCTCATGTTCCCGTGGCGGGTGGCGAGCTTCGTCCTCTCGCTGACCTTCCTGGTCACCGGCTGGGCAGTCGCGCTCTATCCGGCCTACCGGTGGGTCTTCCCGCGCTACGTGGGCTGGCCCGGCTATCCGTTGTACGACTACACGTCCAACGGTGTGCACCACCACTACTACCTCACGTCACCCCTCCAGATCGGTGCGTCCTCCCTGCTGGGCCTGGTGATCGTCTTCCTCACCCCGCAGCTCGTACGCGCTCTGACGAACGTCGACCGCGCGGCAGTCCGTGGCCTGCTCGGCAAGTAA
- a CDS encoding VOC family protein encodes MRVTGFDHLVLNVADIERSLEFYCGLLGLEPVRVEEWRAGEAPFPSVRVSPVTIIDIVRAPESPGAGQAAQVGQGPTAGGANVDHICLVVEPLDWQQAIDAGELAEFTVVDGPGARFGARGRAQSVYVRDPDGNTVELRWYPQGA; translated from the coding sequence ATGCGGGTGACCGGCTTCGACCACCTTGTCCTCAACGTCGCCGATATCGAGCGCTCTCTTGAGTTCTACTGCGGCCTGCTCGGTCTCGAACCGGTCCGGGTGGAGGAGTGGCGTGCGGGTGAAGCGCCCTTTCCGTCCGTGCGGGTCAGTCCTGTGACGATCATCGATATCGTCCGTGCACCGGAGAGCCCTGGGGCCGGGCAGGCTGCCCAGGTCGGGCAGGGTCCGACGGCCGGTGGTGCCAATGTCGACCACATCTGTCTGGTGGTCGAGCCGCTCGACTGGCAACAGGCGATCGACGCGGGTGAGTTGGCCGAATTCACCGTGGTGGACGGTCCTGGTGCGCGGTTCGGCGCCCGGGGGCGCGCCCAGTCGGTGTACGTGCGGGACCCGGACGGGAACACCGTCGAACTGCGCTGGTACCCACAGGGCGCGTGA
- a CDS encoding NAD(P)H-binding protein, giving the protein MKVILFGASGMVGQGVLRECLLDARVESVLAVVRNPLGVHHPKLREVGHQDFADFSSLAADFEDADACFFCLGVSSLGRREEEYRRVTYDYTLAAARALPDNPGLTFVYVSGAGTDSTERGRSMWARVKGRTENELRAMPFHAYMFRPGYIQSSHGGASKTPAYRWMYAAISWLYPLLRRVIPRHVTTTENVARAMIAVAGQQGAGEPVLDSAEINRVARNGH; this is encoded by the coding sequence GTGAAGGTAATTCTCTTCGGTGCATCCGGAATGGTCGGTCAGGGCGTTTTGCGTGAGTGTCTGCTCGACGCGCGGGTGGAGAGCGTTCTCGCGGTCGTACGTAACCCACTCGGGGTGCACCATCCGAAACTCCGGGAGGTCGGCCACCAGGACTTCGCGGATTTCTCGTCGCTCGCCGCGGATTTCGAGGATGCCGATGCCTGCTTCTTCTGTCTGGGTGTTTCCTCGCTCGGCAGGCGCGAGGAGGAGTACCGGCGCGTCACCTACGACTACACGCTCGCTGCGGCGCGGGCGCTGCCCGACAACCCAGGGCTGACCTTCGTCTATGTCTCGGGCGCGGGCACCGACAGCACGGAACGCGGCCGCTCGATGTGGGCTCGGGTGAAGGGGCGTACGGAGAACGAACTCCGGGCGATGCCCTTTCACGCATATATGTTCCGGCCCGGGTATATCCAGTCATCGCACGGCGGGGCATCGAAAACGCCGGCCTATCGATGGATGTATGCGGCTATTTCCTGGCTCTATCCGCTGCTGCGGCGGGTGATCCCCCGGCACGTGACCACGACCGAGAACGTGGCGCGCGCGATGATTGCGGTCGCCGGGCAACAGGGAGCGGGCGAACCTGTCCTGGACAGCGCGGAGATCAATCGAGTTGCGCGGAACGGTCACTGA
- a CDS encoding TetR/AcrR family transcriptional regulator: MSPESFLRARRPEQKQQRRETILAAARRLALEHGVRRVTLGSVADAVGLAKSNVIRYFGTREEIFLVLAAEDWQEWRSEVAARLDAGEEAVGALAETLAEQPLFCDLLSQTATILEHNISLEAARIYKHTVLAAISSLSAHVARARPGLTARECTDLVSTAGALAGTLYPMATPPPVLAELYAQDPQLAAVRPALLPTLRRTLSALAAGLPAVR; this comes from the coding sequence ATGTCACCAGAGAGTTTCCTCCGGGCGCGCAGACCGGAGCAGAAGCAGCAGCGGCGCGAGACCATTCTCGCGGCCGCCCGCCGTCTTGCACTGGAACACGGAGTACGGCGCGTAACGCTCGGCAGCGTCGCCGATGCCGTGGGGCTCGCCAAGTCCAATGTCATCCGGTATTTCGGGACCCGCGAAGAGATCTTCCTGGTGCTCGCGGCAGAGGACTGGCAGGAGTGGCGGAGTGAGGTGGCCGCGCGGCTGGACGCGGGCGAGGAAGCCGTCGGCGCGCTCGCCGAGACCCTCGCCGAACAGCCGCTCTTCTGCGATCTGCTCAGCCAGACCGCGACGATCCTGGAACACAACATCTCGCTCGAAGCGGCCCGCATCTACAAGCACACCGTGCTCGCCGCCATCTCCTCGCTCAGCGCCCACGTGGCGCGGGCCCGCCCCGGGCTGACCGCACGCGAGTGCACCGACCTGGTGTCGACCGCCGGGGCCCTCGCCGGCACGCTCTACCCGATGGCCACCCCGCCGCCCGTACTGGCCGAGCTGTACGCCCAGGACCCACAACTCGCGGCCGTCCGGCCCGCACTGCTCCCGACGCTGCGGCGCACCCTGTCCGCACTGGCCGCCGGACTGCCCGCCGTGCGCTGA
- a CDS encoding M28 family metallopeptidase codes for MTPTRSSTTPRTAGATATATAVYRAACGSLSALAALVSLALVPAAAPATAAPYPVRPDPAAQAAQLSRELVRASSARGAYRQLQKFQSLADAHHSTRAAGTPGHEASAEYVHDTLRKAGFRVSYQPFPITYTETRAEKLAVVAPAPRELAVSALTYTRSTPVGGITAALAAVPVDATTGCEPADYAAGAFTGRIALIRRGGCTFAQKQKTAAGAGAVAALIANNTPGTLSGTLESPKGVKIPTGGISQADGAALAARAQRATARPQTNPRTKAGPGPAPARTPHTPAVTVRLEIRQLQERRTTRNVIAETRGGDPAHTVMLGAHLDSVTAGPGINDDGSGSAGLIEVAQQLARARQQPANKVRFAWWSAEELGLRGSEAYVRNLTAPQRKQLALYLNFDMIASPNYAQLVYDGDNSDAKGAGAGPAGSDRLEKGITAFLDRRHVPHEGTDFDGRSDYGPFIAAGIPSGGTFTGAEEIKTAAQAKKFGGKAGVALDACYHLACDTLKNINMKAFGINIAVMADAVGTYASDVRSLTPSTGHRHRASSTRHRASGISTGHRAPESRYRTSDRPRQDRVHRVQEQ; via the coding sequence ATGACCCCGACACGCAGCAGCACGACACCCCGCACCGCCGGCGCCACCGCCACCGCCACCGCCGTCTATCGGGCGGCCTGCGGTTCTCTGTCGGCCCTGGCGGCTCTGGTCTCCCTGGCCCTGGTCCCGGCAGCCGCACCCGCCACCGCGGCGCCGTACCCCGTACGCCCCGATCCGGCCGCGCAGGCCGCGCAGTTGTCCCGGGAGCTGGTACGGGCCTCGTCCGCGCGGGGCGCCTACCGGCAACTGCAAAAGTTCCAGTCGCTCGCCGACGCACACCACTCCACGCGCGCCGCCGGGACACCCGGCCACGAGGCGTCGGCCGAGTACGTCCACGACACCCTGCGGAAGGCCGGCTTCCGGGTCTCGTACCAGCCCTTCCCCATCACCTACACCGAGACCCGGGCCGAGAAGCTGGCCGTCGTCGCGCCCGCCCCGCGCGAACTGGCGGTCTCGGCGCTCACGTACACCAGGTCCACCCCGGTGGGCGGGATCACGGCCGCACTCGCCGCCGTACCGGTGGACGCCACCACGGGGTGCGAGCCGGCCGACTACGCAGCGGGGGCGTTCACCGGCAGGATCGCGCTGATCCGCCGCGGCGGCTGCACGTTCGCCCAGAAACAGAAGACGGCGGCCGGTGCGGGTGCGGTGGCCGCGCTCATCGCCAACAACACGCCCGGCACGCTGTCGGGCACCCTCGAATCCCCCAAGGGCGTGAAGATCCCCACCGGCGGCATCTCGCAGGCCGACGGCGCGGCACTGGCCGCCCGAGCGCAACGGGCCACCGCACGCCCGCAGACCAACCCGCGCACCAAGGCCGGTCCCGGCCCCGCCCCGGCCCGCACCCCCCACACCCCCGCCGTGACCGTCAGGCTGGAGATCCGCCAGCTCCAGGAGCGGCGCACCACACGCAACGTCATCGCCGAGACCAGGGGCGGCGACCCGGCCCACACGGTGATGCTCGGCGCCCATCTGGACTCGGTCACGGCGGGACCCGGCATCAACGACGACGGCTCGGGCTCGGCCGGCCTCATCGAGGTCGCCCAGCAACTCGCCCGAGCCCGCCAACAGCCCGCCAACAAGGTCCGGTTCGCCTGGTGGTCGGCGGAGGAGCTGGGACTGCGCGGCTCGGAGGCGTACGTCAGGAACCTCACCGCCCCGCAGCGGAAACAGCTCGCGCTCTATCTGAACTTCGACATGATCGCCTCCCCGAACTACGCCCAGCTCGTCTACGACGGCGACAACTCGGACGCCAAGGGCGCCGGCGCGGGCCCGGCGGGGTCCGACCGGCTGGAGAAGGGGATCACCGCCTTCCTGGACCGCAGACATGTGCCGCACGAGGGCACGGACTTCGACGGCCGCTCCGACTACGGCCCGTTCATCGCCGCGGGCATCCCGTCGGGCGGCACCTTCACCGGCGCGGAGGAGATCAAGACCGCCGCGCAGGCCAAGAAGTTCGGCGGGAAGGCGGGGGTCGCGCTCGATGCCTGCTATCACCTGGCGTGCGACACCCTGAAGAACATCAACATGAAGGCGTTCGGCATCAACATCGCCGTCATGGCCGACGCCGTGGGGACGTACGCATCCGACGTGCGTTCACTGACACCGAGCACCGGACACCGGCACCGGGCGTCGAGCACCAGGCACCGGGCGTCGGGGATCAGCACCGGGCACCGCGCTCCTGAGAGCCGTTACCGAACGTCCGACCGGCCCCGTCAGGACCGAGTACATCGCGTGCAGGAACAGTGA
- a CDS encoding type II toxin-antitoxin system VapB family antitoxin: protein MIFKRIGSGRPYPDHGRESTRQWADVAPRPVRLDQLVTTKGQLDLETLLAEDSTFYGDLFAHVVKWQGDLYLEDGLHRAVRAALQQRQVLHARVLDMG from the coding sequence GTGATCTTCAAGCGCATCGGAAGCGGACGCCCGTACCCCGACCACGGCAGGGAATCCACCCGCCAGTGGGCGGATGTAGCGCCGCGCCCGGTCCGGCTGGACCAGCTCGTGACCACCAAGGGCCAGCTGGACCTCGAAACGCTGCTCGCGGAGGACTCCACGTTCTACGGGGATCTCTTCGCGCACGTCGTGAAGTGGCAGGGCGACCTCTATCTGGAGGACGGGCTGCACCGGGCCGTGCGAGCCGCACTTCAGCAGCGGCAGGTCCTGCACGCCCGCGTCCTCGACATGGGCTGA
- a CDS encoding LytR C-terminal domain-containing protein, with protein MSMLTPPGMGGKYRITGDKYPRMHRPRRRGRLVFGIVAAVVALGLVGWGSLQLIHLFTGGSHKVSAAGQQHDCKAGSSPAATAPKALPKPAKIKVNVYNATPRGGLAKSTADELKKRGFTIGKVGNAPAAFDKKIPGTALLLGSAKTPDASFSVLGTQVKGATQKTDTRKTNDVDLIIGTGFKALDTKQDAAKALTVLAHPQPAPTGKC; from the coding sequence ATGAGCATGCTCACACCCCCCGGCATGGGCGGAAAGTACCGCATCACGGGCGACAAGTACCCGAGGATGCACCGCCCCCGACGGCGTGGCCGACTCGTCTTCGGGATCGTGGCCGCAGTCGTCGCCCTCGGCCTGGTCGGCTGGGGATCCCTGCAGCTCATCCACCTCTTCACCGGCGGCTCCCACAAGGTGTCGGCCGCTGGCCAGCAGCACGACTGCAAAGCCGGTTCCTCGCCCGCCGCCACCGCGCCGAAGGCGCTGCCGAAGCCGGCGAAGATCAAGGTCAACGTCTACAACGCGACCCCGCGCGGCGGACTCGCCAAGTCCACAGCCGACGAGCTCAAGAAGCGCGGCTTCACCATCGGCAAGGTGGGAAACGCCCCGGCGGCCTTCGACAAGAAGATCCCCGGCACCGCGCTGCTGCTGGGCTCGGCCAAGACCCCCGACGCGTCGTTCTCCGTACTCGGTACGCAGGTCAAGGGCGCCACGCAGAAGACCGACACCCGGAAGACCAATGACGTCGACCTGATCATCGGCACCGGTTTCAAGGCCCTGGACACGAAGCAGGACGCCGCCAAGGCGCTGACCGTACTGGCCCATCCCCAGCCGGCACCCACCGGGAAGTGCTGA
- the upp gene encoding uracil phosphoribosyltransferase: MRIHVVDHPLVAHKLTTLRDKRTDSATFRRLADELVTLLAYEATRDVRTEQVGIDTPVTATTGVKLSYPRPLVVPILRAGLGMLEGMVRLLPTAEVGFLGMVRDEETLKASTYASRMPDDLSGRQVYVLDPMLATGGTLVAAIRELIARGADDVTAVVLLAAPEGVEVMESELAGTPVTVVTASVDQRLNEQGYIVPGLGDAGDRMYGSAE, translated from the coding sequence ATGCGTATCCACGTCGTCGACCACCCGCTGGTGGCGCACAAACTCACCACGCTGCGCGACAAGCGCACCGACTCCGCCACCTTCCGGCGCCTCGCCGACGAGCTGGTCACCCTGCTCGCGTACGAAGCCACGCGCGATGTGCGCACCGAGCAGGTCGGCATCGACACCCCGGTGACGGCGACCACCGGCGTGAAGCTGTCGTACCCGCGCCCCCTGGTCGTGCCGATCCTGCGGGCGGGGCTCGGCATGCTCGAAGGAATGGTGCGGCTGCTGCCGACCGCCGAAGTGGGCTTCCTGGGCATGGTCCGTGACGAGGAGACGCTGAAGGCGTCCACCTACGCGTCACGGATGCCCGACGACCTCTCGGGGCGTCAGGTGTACGTCCTGGACCCGATGCTGGCCACCGGCGGCACGCTGGTCGCCGCGATCCGCGAGCTGATCGCGCGCGGCGCCGACGACGTCACGGCCGTCGTGCTCCTCGCCGCGCCCGAAGGCGTCGAGGTCATGGAGAGCGAGCTGGCGGGCACCCCGGTCACGGTGGTCACCGCCTCCGTCGACCAGCGCCTCAACGAGCAGGGCTACATCGTGCCGGGGCTCGGCGACGCGGGTGACCGGATGTACGGGTCGGCCGAGTAG
- a CDS encoding tRNA adenosine deaminase-associated protein, with translation MYFAALLARTEDGWEASDTELDDVETLSDLTDLAREASGDEDTVLVFIEQEGAWFGVVRVDGEDDPRIYVSDAAAASRSSYGEILLTDELMGRDPQDPDALEELVDLDGTEDGELEEDGDDPVDESEAVPPGPLGDITILADLGVTEKELLTLGTDALADIADALGAAEVLETVR, from the coding sequence GTGTACTTCGCCGCACTGCTCGCGCGCACCGAAGACGGGTGGGAAGCGAGCGACACGGAGCTCGACGATGTGGAAACCCTCAGTGATCTGACCGATCTCGCCCGGGAAGCCTCCGGGGACGAGGACACCGTCCTCGTCTTCATCGAGCAGGAGGGCGCCTGGTTCGGCGTCGTCCGGGTCGACGGCGAGGACGATCCACGGATCTACGTCTCGGACGCCGCAGCCGCAAGCCGTTCCTCGTACGGAGAGATCCTGCTCACCGACGAGCTGATGGGCCGGGACCCGCAGGACCCGGACGCCCTGGAAGAACTTGTCGATCTCGACGGTACGGAGGACGGTGAGCTGGAGGAGGACGGGGACGACCCGGTCGACGAGAGCGAAGCCGTACCGCCGGGACCGCTCGGGGACATCACGATCCTCGCCGACCTCGGCGTGACGGAGAAGGAGCTCCTGACACTCGGCACCGACGCACTGGCTGACATCGCCGACGCACTGGGCGCCGCCGAGGTCCTGGAAACCGTCCGCTGA
- the tadA gene encoding tRNA adenosine(34) deaminase TadA, translated as MTDPLRDPWAAPMRLALAEAAQAAVAGDVPVGAVVLAPDGTPLAAGHNEREATGDPTAHAEILAVRRAAASLGEWRLTGCTLVVTLEPCTMCAGAIVQSRVDRVVFGAPDEKAGAAGSLWDVVRDRRLNHRPEVIVGVLAEACADQLTSFFRDR; from the coding sequence ATGACCGATCCCCTACGTGATCCCTGGGCCGCGCCGATGCGGCTGGCCCTGGCCGAGGCCGCGCAGGCGGCGGTGGCCGGCGATGTGCCGGTCGGCGCCGTCGTGCTGGCCCCGGACGGCACGCCGCTCGCGGCGGGCCACAACGAACGTGAGGCGACGGGCGACCCGACGGCACACGCCGAGATCCTGGCGGTCCGCCGGGCCGCAGCGTCGCTCGGCGAGTGGCGGCTGACCGGCTGCACGCTCGTCGTGACACTGGAACCCTGCACGATGTGCGCGGGCGCGATCGTCCAGTCCCGGGTGGACCGGGTCGTCTTCGGCGCGCCCGACGAGAAGGCGGGAGCGGCGGGATCGCTCTGGGACGTCGTACGGGACCGCAGGCTCAACCACCGCCCCGAAGTGATCGTCGGGGTGCTCGCGGAGGCGTGCGCGGACCAGCTGACGTCCTTCTTCCGCGACCGCTGA
- a CDS encoding DUF6309 family protein has protein sequence MEIMSPVTFDAVLTAFRQDHPVARDHGNNTNQDAENVLFLADKLFSTWSKARLSRAEFREVMLPWHLSEGGGFELVPRTGRTVGRAADLLRSRAAELAAANPDCTAKITQFRDSPFTSVYLSTSPVTHDHYADLPTDGGLVHLDGLHRLLAWELSGRLSLTEGLTVYIAGDPAPGAPDSVSGSTPNATPGGRRT, from the coding sequence ATGGAGATCATGAGCCCGGTCACCTTCGACGCGGTACTCACCGCCTTCCGCCAGGACCATCCCGTGGCGCGCGACCACGGGAACAACACCAATCAGGACGCCGAAAATGTCCTGTTCCTGGCCGACAAGCTCTTCAGCACCTGGTCGAAGGCACGGCTGTCCCGCGCCGAATTCCGCGAAGTGATGCTGCCCTGGCACCTGAGTGAGGGCGGTGGGTTCGAACTCGTACCCCGCACCGGGCGGACGGTCGGCCGGGCCGCGGACCTGCTGCGCTCGCGCGCGGCGGAGCTGGCCGCCGCCAACCCCGACTGCACGGCGAAGATCACCCAGTTCCGCGACTCCCCCTTCACCTCCGTCTACCTGAGCACCAGCCCGGTGACGCACGACCACTACGCGGACCTTCCCACCGACGGAGGCCTCGTCCACCTCGACGGGCTGCACCGTCTGCTCGCCTGGGAACTGTCCGGGCGGCTGTCACTGACGGAAGGGCTGACCGTCTACATCGCCGGTGATCCCGCCCCGGGCGCCCCGGACTCCGTGAGCGGCAGCACACCGAACGCCACCCCCGGAGGTCGACGAACATGA